Proteins encoded by one window of Clostridium bornimense:
- the atpG gene encoding ATP synthase F1 subunit gamma: MPAGLIEIKRRIKSITNTKKITKAMGLIATTKLRRARVSLTRYSKYYNEFENIYDDILASVDSMEISKNPYIYGNGCEKKLYIVLTSDSGMCGGFNGGVISKLLETMDKKDENVFILVGQNGRTYLRKYKFNTLAEYVEIPDVPTNKESSEIVRKVLELYKNKEVGEVHLVYTKFYSTVKLEPATKRILPLSADAKRGKRYMDDEDDDNYKIESIIYSYVNSEILNGMLNSKTSEQASRMTAMDGATKNADDIINKLTIKFNRIRQTAITLEISEIVGGAEAQK, from the coding sequence ATGCCAGCAGGTCTTATTGAAATAAAAAGAAGAATAAAATCTATAACAAATACAAAAAAGATTACTAAGGCCATGGGACTTATTGCCACCACAAAGCTTAGAAGGGCTAGAGTATCACTTACAAGATATTCAAAATATTATAATGAGTTTGAAAATATTTATGATGATATTTTAGCAAGTGTTGATAGCATGGAAATAAGCAAGAATCCTTATATATATGGTAATGGATGTGAAAAGAAGCTATATATAGTTCTAACCTCAGATTCGGGTATGTGTGGAGGATTCAATGGTGGAGTAATATCTAAACTTTTAGAAACAATGGATAAGAAAGATGAAAATGTCTTTATATTGGTTGGTCAAAATGGAAGAACATATTTAAGGAAGTATAAGTTTAATACTTTAGCAGAATATGTAGAGATTCCTGATGTACCAACTAATAAAGAATCTTCGGAAATTGTTAGAAAAGTTTTAGAGCTTTATAAAAATAAAGAAGTTGGAGAAGTTCATTTAGTATATACAAAATTTTATTCAACAGTAAAATTAGAGCCAGCAACGAAAAGAATTTTACCTTTATCTGCAGATGCTAAAAGAGGTAAAAGATATATGGATGATGAAGACGATGATAACTATAAAATAGAATCTATTATATATAGTTATGTAAACAGTGAAATATTAAATGGAATGTTAAATTCAAAAACTTCAGAGCAAGCCTCTAGAATGACAGCTATGGATGGTGCTACTAAAAATGCTGATGACATAATAAATAAGTTAACAATTAAGTTTAATAGAATAAGACAAACAGCTATAACACTGGAAATATCAGAGATAGTTGGAGGGGCAGAAGCTCAAAAATAG
- a CDS encoding F0F1 ATP synthase subunit B, translating to MEINPLNIIAAIINFIILYFILKKFFFEKITKVIDDRCDEVNSTIERAKEQEAQGKKFQEENRALLAQSKQKGKEIVEKYKVKAESVSKDIIDNAHKEASEIVQRARKDSEREKAKLKDEMKNEAVELSVLMSSKALEKTIDEEEHRKLISDFIIKVGD from the coding sequence ATGGAGATAAATCCACTAAATATTATTGCTGCAATAATAAACTTTATTATATTATATTTTATCTTAAAGAAATTTTTCTTTGAGAAAATAACAAAGGTTATTGATGATAGATGTGATGAAGTTAACAGCACCATAGAAAGAGCTAAGGAACAAGAAGCTCAAGGAAAGAAATTTCAAGAGGAAAATAGAGCTCTTTTAGCACAAAGTAAGCAAAAAGGTAAAGAAATAGTTGAAAAATATAAAGTAAAAGCTGAAAGTGTTTCAAAAGACATAATAGATAATGCACATAAAGAAGCTTCTGAAATAGTTCAAAGAGCTAGAAAAGATAGTGAAAGAGAAAAAGCAAAACTTAAGGATGAGATGAAAAATGAGGCAGTTGAGTTATCTGTACTTATGTCATCTAAGGCTCTAGAAAAAACTATAGATGAAGAAGAACATAGAAAGCTTATTTCTGATTTTATAATTAAGGTAGGAGATTAA
- the atpC gene encoding ATP synthase F1 subunit epsilon has product MNKKFHLTIVTPDNTYYEGEVDELVVTTEKGPIGILANRLSIITAVVPSVISYYEDGNKKVLFTSSGVFKFRDNKAVLMVDACESKEEIDKKRAEEALERSKNRLKEHSDKVNVARAKMAMARAMGRLSLIDKY; this is encoded by the coding sequence ATGAATAAGAAATTTCATCTTACTATTGTAACTCCAGATAATACCTATTATGAAGGCGAAGTTGACGAATTAGTAGTAACTACAGAAAAAGGTCCAATAGGTATACTAGCAAACAGATTAAGCATAATAACAGCAGTAGTACCTTCAGTAATAAGTTATTATGAAGATGGAAATAAGAAAGTTTTATTTACATCTAGTGGTGTGTTTAAATTTAGAGATAATAAAGCAGTACTAATGGTAGATGCTTGCGAATCTAAGGAAGAGATAGATAAGAAGAGAGCAGAAGAGGCTCTAGAAAGAAGTAAAAATCGATTAAAAGAACATAGCGATAAAGTTAATGTAGCTAGAGCAAAAATGGCGATGGCAAGAGCTATGGGAAGATTAAGTTTAATTGATAAATACTAA
- a CDS encoding F0F1 ATP synthase subunit A, whose product MKEAKVLYTFDFLGFKLKLTDQGLHSIIVQWAIMALIIIVAIILTRNLKSRPDRKQTVLEMLVTWIRDLVDSNMGKEYRKFVPFIGTIGIYLILLNLVGIFAIKPPTSDLSTTLGLAIVSFTVVNAYSMKSNGIVGYIKGLAHPMAFMFPLNLMERGIYLFTLTLRLFGNILVGTIIIDLVYNGLVCNLGNSLLGNFGFVLGLGLPIPLHFFFDLFDGAIQTFIFMMLTMANIKMVNED is encoded by the coding sequence GTGAAAGAAGCAAAAGTCTTGTATACTTTTGATTTTTTAGGTTTTAAATTAAAACTAACTGATCAAGGGCTACATTCGATAATAGTACAGTGGGCCATTATGGCATTAATAATAATTGTTGCTATTATTTTAACAAGAAATTTAAAAAGTAGGCCAGATAGGAAGCAAACAGTTTTAGAAATGCTTGTTACATGGATAAGAGATCTAGTTGATAGTAACATGGGAAAGGAATACAGGAAGTTTGTACCGTTTATAGGCACAATCGGAATATATCTTATTTTATTAAATCTAGTTGGTATTTTTGCAATCAAACCTCCAACTTCAGATTTAAGTACTACTTTAGGATTAGCGATAGTGAGTTTTACTGTAGTAAATGCTTATTCAATGAAAAGCAATGGTATAGTGGGATATATTAAGGGATTAGCACATCCTATGGCATTTATGTTTCCGTTAAATTTGATGGAAAGAGGAATATATTTATTTACTCTTACATTGAGATTATTTGGAAATATATTAGTAGGAACTATAATAATAGACTTAGTATATAACGGTTTAGTATGTAATTTAGGGAACTCACTTCTTGGTAACTTTGGTTTTGTGTTAGGGCTAGGTCTACCAATACCGTTACATTTCTTTTTTGACTTGTTCGATGGTGCAATTCAAACATTTATTTTTATGATGTTAACAATGGCCAATATTAAAATGGTAAATGAAGATTAA
- the atpA gene encoding F0F1 ATP synthase subunit alpha, which yields MNIKPEEITTIIKKEIEQYSKKIETVDSGTIIQIGDGIARVYGLDDCMEGELLEFPNGVYGMALNLEQDNVGCVLLGDEEGIKEGDIVKSTGKVVEVPVGEELIGRVVNPLGQPIDGKGPIKAAAYKPAERKAYGVIDRKSVNEPLQTGIKAIDSMIPIGKGQRELIIGDRQTGKTALAIDTIINQKGKDVICVYVAIGQKQSTVASIVNTLTKEGAMDYSIIVSSTASESAPMQYLSPFSGVTMAEYFMEQGKDVLIIYDDLSKHAVAYRTMSLLLRRPPGREAYPGDVFYLHSRLLERSAKLSDELGGGSITALPIIETLAGDISAYIPTNVISITDGQIFLETELFNAGQKPAVNAGISVSRVGGAAQTKAMKSITGTLRLELAQYRELSAFAQFGSDLDKESKNRLAKGARLMEVLKQDQYEPLDVEKQVVTFYTAVASLLNDIEVKDIRRFEKGLLESIDTHHKDIYEKLKDGKLTDEIKKEIESAVDEYKKEFLA from the coding sequence ATGAATATTAAGCCTGAAGAAATTACAACTATAATTAAAAAAGAAATTGAACAATATTCTAAAAAAATAGAAACAGTAGATTCAGGTACTATTATTCAAATAGGTGATGGTATTGCAAGAGTTTATGGCTTAGACGATTGTATGGAAGGTGAGCTTTTAGAATTTCCAAATGGAGTCTATGGAATGGCTTTAAACCTTGAACAAGACAATGTCGGATGTGTTCTTCTTGGAGACGAAGAAGGAATTAAAGAAGGCGATATCGTAAAATCAACTGGAAAAGTTGTTGAAGTTCCTGTTGGAGAAGAACTTATAGGAAGAGTTGTAAATCCATTAGGACAACCAATTGATGGAAAAGGACCAATAAAGGCAGCAGCTTATAAACCAGCAGAAAGAAAAGCTTATGGAGTCATAGATAGAAAATCTGTAAATGAACCATTACAAACAGGAATTAAGGCAATAGATTCAATGATTCCAATAGGAAAAGGTCAAAGAGAACTTATTATTGGAGACAGACAAACTGGTAAAACAGCATTAGCTATAGATACTATTATAAATCAAAAAGGTAAAGATGTTATTTGTGTATATGTTGCTATAGGACAAAAACAATCTACTGTAGCTAGTATAGTTAATACATTAACAAAAGAAGGAGCAATGGATTATTCAATAATTGTCTCTTCTACTGCTTCAGAAAGTGCACCAATGCAATATTTATCTCCATTTTCTGGTGTAACTATGGCTGAATATTTCATGGAACAAGGAAAAGATGTATTAATAATATATGATGATTTATCTAAGCATGCAGTTGCTTATAGAACAATGTCATTATTACTTAGAAGACCACCAGGAAGAGAAGCTTATCCAGGGGATGTATTCTATCTTCATTCAAGACTTCTTGAAAGATCAGCAAAACTTAGTGATGAACTAGGAGGAGGTTCTATTACTGCGTTACCAATAATAGAAACTTTAGCAGGAGATATATCTGCGTATATTCCAACCAATGTTATATCAATTACAGATGGTCAAATATTCTTAGAGACAGAATTATTTAATGCAGGACAAAAACCAGCTGTAAATGCCGGTATATCTGTATCAAGAGTTGGTGGAGCTGCACAAACTAAAGCAATGAAATCTATAACAGGTACATTGAGATTAGAGCTTGCTCAATATAGAGAATTATCAGCTTTTGCTCAATTTGGATCAGATCTTGATAAAGAATCTAAAAATAGACTTGCAAAAGGTGCTAGATTAATGGAAGTATTAAAGCAAGATCAATATGAGCCATTAGATGTTGAAAAACAAGTTGTAACTTTCTATACAGCAGTTGCTAGTTTATTGAATGATATAGAAGTGAAAGATATAAGAAGATTTGAAAAGGGATTATTAGAATCAATAGATACTCATCATAAAGATATATATGAAAAGTTAAAGGACGGTAAGCTAACTGATGAGATAAAGAAAGAAATTGAAAGTGCTGTAGATGAATACAAAAAGGAATTTTTAGCATAA
- the wecB gene encoding non-hydrolyzing UDP-N-acetylglucosamine 2-epimerase has product MEKIKVMTLFGTRPEAVKMAPLVKELEKCEVIESIVCVTAQHREMLDQVLELFKISPNYDLNIMKEKQTLTGITTRVLEGIEDVLDKEKPDIVLVHGDTTTTFAGGLAAFYKQIKVGHVEAGLRTFDKYFPFPEEMNRKLTGALADMHFSPTTASKSNLLREGVDEETIFITGNTVIDAMEHTVEENYVFENNRLNEINFEDKKIIMVTAHRRENWGEGIKNICEALKEIVEDNKDVELVYLVHLNPIVKDMVEEYLGNVERVHLLPPLDTKETHNLMNRSYMIMTDSGGLQEEAPHLGKPVLVLRDVTERPEAVEAGTVKLVGTNKKAIISEANTLIRNINEYEKMSRAINPYGDGNASKRIVENILYYFNMRENKAEDYKCE; this is encoded by the coding sequence ATGGAAAAAATAAAGGTTATGACATTGTTTGGAACAAGACCAGAAGCAGTAAAAATGGCACCCTTAGTTAAAGAATTAGAGAAGTGTGAGGTCATAGAATCTATTGTATGTGTAACTGCACAACATAGAGAAATGTTAGATCAAGTTTTAGAGTTATTTAAAATTTCACCAAACTATGATTTGAATATTATGAAAGAAAAACAAACATTAACAGGGATAACTACTAGAGTCTTAGAAGGAATTGAAGATGTGCTAGACAAAGAAAAACCAGATATTGTTTTAGTCCATGGTGATACTACAACAACATTTGCCGGGGGATTAGCAGCTTTTTATAAGCAAATAAAGGTTGGTCATGTAGAAGCGGGACTTAGAACCTTTGATAAGTATTTTCCATTTCCAGAAGAAATGAATAGAAAACTTACTGGAGCCTTAGCTGATATGCATTTTTCACCGACTACAGCATCAAAAAGTAATTTGTTGAGAGAAGGTGTTGATGAAGAGACTATATTTATAACAGGAAATACGGTTATAGATGCTATGGAACATACAGTAGAAGAAAATTATGTTTTCGAAAATAATAGATTAAATGAAATTAATTTTGAAGATAAAAAGATAATAATGGTTACTGCTCATAGAAGAGAGAATTGGGGAGAAGGCATAAAAAATATTTGTGAAGCATTGAAAGAGATAGTTGAAGATAATAAAGACGTAGAATTAGTATATCTAGTTCATTTAAATCCTATAGTAAAAGATATGGTAGAGGAATATTTAGGTAATGTAGAAAGAGTACATTTGTTACCACCATTAGACACTAAAGAAACACATAACTTAATGAATAGGTCATATATGATTATGACAGATTCAGGTGGATTGCAAGAAGAGGCACCACATCTTGGGAAACCTGTTTTAGTACTTAGAGATGTAACTGAAAGACCAGAAGCAGTAGAAGCAGGAACTGTAAAATTAGTTGGTACTAATAAAAAAGCAATTATAAGTGAAGCAAATACGTTAATACGAAATATTAATGAATATGAAAAAATGAGTAGAGCAATAAATCCTTATGGTGATGGTAACGCATCAAAACGAATTGTGGAGAATATATTATATTATTTTAATATGAGAGAGAATAAAGCAGAGGATTATAAGTGCGAATAA
- the atpD gene encoding F0F1 ATP synthase subunit beta, whose translation MPGTIGKVVQVIGPVIDVQFDSDSLPNILNAIEINMGDFTLTAEVEQHLGDDIVRTISMEATEGVKRGMDALDTGKPISVPVGEGTLGRLFNCLGQPIDKGEPLKDVSKAPIHRAAPKFDEQAVEPEMFETGIKVIDLLAPYQKGGKIGLFGGAGVGKTVLIQELINNIAKEHGGLSVFTGVGERTREGNDLYHEMKDSGVIEKTALVFGQMNEPPGARMRVALTGLTMAEYFRDQGQDVLLFIDNIFRFTQAGSEVSALLGRIPSAVGYQPTLATEMGALQERITSTKNGSITSVQAVYVPADDLTDPAPATTFAHLDATTVLSRSIVELGIYPAVDPLDSTSRILDPRIVGEEHYEVALEVKHILEKYKELQDIIAILGMEELSEEDKIVVTRARKIQKFLSQPFTVGEQFTGMKGKYVPVAETVRGFKEILEGKCDDLPEVAFLFMGTIDDVRENAKSMLES comes from the coding sequence ATGCCAGGTACTATAGGAAAAGTAGTGCAAGTTATAGGACCGGTTATCGATGTACAATTCGATTCTGATAGCTTGCCAAATATATTAAATGCTATTGAAATAAATATGGGTGATTTTACATTAACTGCAGAAGTTGAACAACACTTAGGTGATGATATCGTAAGAACTATATCAATGGAAGCAACTGAAGGTGTAAAAAGAGGAATGGATGCTTTAGATACAGGTAAACCTATTTCTGTACCAGTTGGAGAAGGAACTCTAGGAAGACTATTTAACTGTTTAGGTCAACCAATTGATAAAGGTGAGCCTCTAAAAGATGTATCAAAAGCGCCTATTCATAGAGCAGCGCCTAAGTTTGATGAGCAGGCTGTAGAACCAGAGATGTTTGAAACAGGTATAAAGGTTATAGATTTATTAGCACCATATCAAAAAGGTGGAAAGATCGGACTTTTTGGAGGAGCAGGTGTCGGAAAAACAGTACTTATCCAAGAATTAATAAATAATATAGCTAAAGAGCATGGTGGATTATCTGTATTCACCGGTGTAGGAGAAAGAACAAGAGAAGGTAATGATTTATATCATGAAATGAAGGATTCTGGAGTTATAGAAAAAACTGCTTTAGTATTTGGTCAAATGAATGAGCCACCAGGAGCAAGAATGAGAGTTGCTCTTACAGGACTTACTATGGCAGAATATTTCAGAGATCAAGGTCAAGATGTATTATTATTTATAGATAATATATTTAGATTTACTCAAGCTGGTTCAGAAGTATCAGCACTTTTAGGAAGAATACCATCAGCTGTTGGTTACCAACCAACATTAGCTACAGAAATGGGAGCACTTCAAGAAAGAATAACATCTACAAAGAATGGATCAATTACATCTGTTCAAGCTGTTTATGTTCCTGCTGATGACCTAACAGACCCAGCTCCAGCAACAACATTTGCTCACTTAGATGCAACAACAGTTTTATCAAGAAGTATTGTTGAACTTGGTATCTATCCAGCTGTTGATCCGCTAGATTCTACATCTAGAATACTTGATCCTAGAATAGTAGGAGAAGAACATTATGAGGTTGCTTTAGAAGTTAAGCATATATTGGAAAAATATAAAGAACTTCAAGATATAATCGCTATTTTAGGTATGGAAGAATTATCAGAAGAAGATAAAATAGTTGTAACAAGAGCTAGAAAAATTCAAAAATTCTTATCACAACCATTTACTGTAGGAGAACAGTTCACAGGAATGAAAGGTAAGTATGTACCTGTAGCTGAAACAGTAAGAGGATTTAAAGAAATATTAGAAGGTAAATGTGATGATTTACCAGAAGTGGCATTTCTTTTCATGGGAACTATTGATGATGTAAGAGAAAATGCTAAATCAATGCTAGAGAGCTAG
- the atpE gene encoding ATP synthase F0 subunit C, with protein sequence MNEFFVKGMIAIAAGVATLGVAGAGIGIGMIGSKACESIARQPEAAGEIRSSMILSIAFSEVTAIYALFIAIILVFMKL encoded by the coding sequence ATGAATGAATTTTTTGTAAAAGGTATGATCGCGATAGCTGCAGGAGTAGCAACACTTGGAGTTGCAGGTGCAGGTATTGGTATAGGTATGATAGGTAGTAAGGCTTGTGAATCTATAGCAAGACAACCAGAAGCTGCTGGAGAAATAAGAAGTTCAATGATACTTTCAATAGCATTCTCAGAAGTAACAGCTATTTATGCTTTATTTATAGCTATTATATTAGTATTTATGAAATTATAA
- a CDS encoding F0F1 ATP synthase subunit delta, whose amino-acid sequence MYEYLDRRYAKALYELAEKNNKVEEYLQDLKEIVSIVNSNEELKKIIVHPEISIARKKEIFSNLFKNHVDPELLSFLMLLISKDRIVELEKKVIEMEKIHLERQNKVLAEVKTVIPLTEEERTALIKKLEKKCDKTVILKEVIDPSIIGGVYVRIGNDVIDGTIKSKLDEMRELVLKEE is encoded by the coding sequence ATGTATGAATATTTAGATAGGAGATATGCAAAAGCACTTTATGAATTAGCTGAGAAAAATAATAAAGTAGAAGAGTATCTTCAAGATTTAAAAGAAATAGTAAGCATAGTTAATTCCAATGAAGAGTTAAAAAAGATTATAGTTCATCCAGAGATAAGTATTGCAAGAAAAAAAGAGATATTTTCCAATTTGTTTAAAAATCATGTAGACCCAGAGTTACTATCATTTTTAATGCTTTTAATTAGTAAGGATAGAATAGTAGAGTTAGAGAAAAAAGTAATTGAGATGGAGAAAATTCATCTTGAAAGACAAAATAAGGTATTAGCGGAAGTTAAGACAGTTATTCCTCTAACTGAAGAAGAACGAACTGCATTGATTAAAAAGTTAGAAAAAAAATGTGACAAAACTGTAATTTTAAAAGAAGTCATAGATCCATCTATAATAGGCGGAGTTTATGTAAGAATAGGAAATGATGTCATTGATGGAACAATTAAAAGCAAGCTTGATGAAATGAGAGAGCTAGTATTAAAAGAAGAATAG
- a CDS encoding acetyl-CoA C-acetyltransferase: protein MRDVVICSAVRTAIGSFGGTLKDVPAVDLGAAVIKEALNRANISGEVIDEVIMGNVITAGLGQNPARQAAVKAGLPIEVSAMTINKVCGSGLRAVSLAYQMIQSGEADAVVAGGMENMSAAPYVVPNARWGARMGDATMKDSMINDALWDAFNQYHMGITAENIAEQWGLTREMQDEFAVNSQMKAEKAIKEGKFEDEIVPITIPQRKGDPIVFKQDEFPRFGTTIDKLAKLRPSFKKDGTVTAGNASGINDGAAALVVMSAEKAEALGIKPLAKITSWGSKGVDPKIMGYGPFAATKVALERAGLTIGDMDLIEANEAFAAQSLAVAKDLEFNMDIVNVNGGAIALGHPVGASGARILVTLLHEMKKRDSKRGLATLCIGGGMGTSVIVERL from the coding sequence ATGAGGGATGTCGTTATATGTAGTGCTGTAAGAACTGCCATAGGTAGTTTTGGTGGTACTTTAAAAGACGTACCAGCTGTTGATCTTGGAGCAGCTGTAATCAAAGAAGCTTTAAATAGAGCAAATATCAGTGGAGAAGTTATAGATGAAGTTATAATGGGTAATGTTATTACTGCAGGACTTGGTCAAAACCCAGCAAGACAAGCAGCAGTTAAAGCAGGACTTCCAATAGAAGTGTCAGCTATGACAATAAATAAAGTTTGTGGATCTGGACTTAGAGCAGTATCTTTAGCATATCAAATGATTCAATCAGGTGAAGCTGATGCAGTCGTTGCTGGAGGTATGGAAAACATGTCTGCAGCTCCATATGTAGTACCTAATGCTAGATGGGGTGCAAGAATGGGCGATGCAACTATGAAGGATTCTATGATTAATGATGCATTGTGGGATGCCTTCAATCAATATCATATGGGTATAACAGCAGAAAATATTGCAGAACAATGGGGATTAACAAGAGAAATGCAAGATGAGTTTGCTGTAAATTCTCAAATGAAAGCAGAAAAGGCAATTAAAGAAGGTAAATTTGAAGATGAAATAGTGCCAATAACTATTCCTCAAAGAAAAGGAGACCCGATTGTATTTAAACAAGACGAGTTCCCAAGATTCGGTACTACTATTGATAAATTAGCAAAATTAAGACCATCATTCAAGAAAGATGGAACAGTTACTGCAGGAAATGCTTCAGGTATCAATGATGGAGCAGCAGCATTAGTTGTTATGAGTGCAGAAAAAGCTGAAGCATTAGGAATTAAACCATTAGCAAAGATCACTTCATGGGGATCAAAAGGGGTAGATCCTAAGATAATGGGATATGGACCATTTGCAGCAACTAAAGTTGCTCTTGAAAGAGCTGGATTAACTATAGGTGATATGGATCTTATAGAAGCTAACGAAGCTTTTGCAGCTCAAAGTTTAGCAGTTGCTAAAGATTTAGAATTTAATATGGATATAGTAAATGTAAATGGTGGAGCTATTGCACTTGGACATCCAGTAGGAGCATCAGGAGCAAGAATTTTAGTAACTCTTCTTCATGAAATGAAGAAAAGAGATTCAAAGAGAGGATTAGCAACTCTTTGTATCGGTGGTGGAATGGGTACATCAGTAATAGTAGAAAGATTATAA
- a CDS encoding ATP synthase subunit I: protein MLKKTLTINTLLLASIYLVTTFFIPSDYQSYTLSGVLGILISSINFTMNYYISYKSTNNFRIVFGFIVRLMMTGITGIILVLKNPYACITFLIGYTIAIVPLILVNQIKLNKGE from the coding sequence ATGTTAAAAAAAACACTAACAATTAATACATTATTATTAGCTAGCATATATTTGGTAACAACTTTTTTTATTCCTAGTGATTATCAGTCCTACACACTATCCGGAGTTTTAGGAATTTTAATTTCTAGTATTAATTTTACTATGAATTATTATATTTCTTATAAATCAACTAATAACTTTAGAATAGTATTTGGATTTATTGTAAGACTAATGATGACAGGTATAACAGGGATAATTTTAGTTTTGAAGAATCCATATGCATGTATAACATTTTTAATTGGTTATACTATTGCAATAGTACCTTTAATTTTAGTCAATCAAATAAAACTTAATAAAGGAGAGTGA
- the upp gene encoding uracil phosphoribosyltransferase — MSKVTEINHPLVQHKLALIRDKNTGSKDFRELVEEVATLMAYEVTRDVQLETVEIETPICKTKCKMLAGKKIAIVPILRAGLGMVDGMIKLIPAAKVGHVGLYRDEVTLKPVEYFCKLPSDINERDIIVVDPMLATGGSAIGAIDVLKKRGAKYIRLMCLIASPEGVKAVQTAHPDVDIYLGSLDEKLNEHGYIVPGLGDAGDRLFGTK, encoded by the coding sequence ATGAGCAAGGTAACAGAAATCAATCACCCATTAGTACAACATAAGTTAGCATTAATCAGAGATAAAAATACAGGTTCTAAAGATTTTAGAGAATTAGTAGAAGAAGTTGCAACTCTTATGGCTTATGAAGTTACAAGAGATGTACAATTAGAAACTGTAGAGATAGAAACTCCTATATGCAAAACTAAATGTAAGATGTTAGCTGGTAAGAAAATAGCTATAGTACCTATATTAAGAGCAGGACTTGGAATGGTAGATGGTATGATAAAATTAATTCCGGCTGCAAAAGTAGGACACGTAGGATTATATAGAGATGAAGTTACTCTTAAGCCTGTAGAATATTTTTGTAAATTACCAAGCGATATAAATGAAAGAGATATTATTGTAGTTGATCCAATGCTTGCTACTGGAGGTTCTGCTATAGGGGCCATTGATGTTCTTAAGAAAAGAGGAGCTAAGTATATAAGATTAATGTGCTTAATTGCTTCACCAGAAGGTGTTAAGGCTGTTCAAACAGCGCACCCAGATGTTGACATATATTTAGGTTCTTTAGATGAAAAATTAAATGAACATGGATATATTGTGCCAGGGCTTGGAGATGCTGGAGATAGATTATTCGGAACTAAATAA
- a CDS encoding MraY family glycosyltransferase, giving the protein MTSIFLITIAAFISCITVPFVKVLAKKVGAIDEPTGGRRIHKKPMPRLGGLSIYISFIITMTFFTESIGKEEICIMIGATVIVIGGIIDDIKELSPKCKFMFQIVASLILIVGNIKISIVSNPFNSNFAYFDINYLSIPITIFWVVGITNAFNFSDGLDGLCAGMGFISSFTVFLIALSNGRGEAAALIIVLAGAILGFLPYNFNPASIFLGDTGSQLIGFLIASISMVGTLKYATVFTIAVPILAIGIPILDTAFAMIRRKINGRSMFSADKGHLHHRLLNLGLSQRKAVSIMYLINGGLSIIAVIAMELETNVAYILFAITILIIIIIGWKLSFFRMKE; this is encoded by the coding sequence ATGACGAGTATATTTTTAATTACAATTGCTGCGTTTATTTCATGTATCACTGTTCCATTTGTTAAAGTCTTAGCAAAAAAGGTTGGAGCTATAGATGAACCAACTGGTGGAAGAAGGATACATAAAAAGCCTATGCCTAGGCTTGGAGGATTAAGTATATACATAAGTTTTATAATAACTATGACTTTTTTTACAGAGTCTATTGGAAAAGAAGAAATTTGTATTATGATAGGAGCAACAGTAATTGTAATCGGGGGAATAATTGATGATATAAAGGAACTATCGCCAAAGTGCAAGTTTATGTTTCAAATTGTAGCATCGCTAATTTTAATAGTGGGGAATATAAAGATATCCATTGTATCTAATCCTTTCAATAGTAATTTTGCATATTTTGATATAAATTACTTATCTATACCGATAACTATATTTTGGGTTGTAGGTATAACTAATGCTTTTAATTTTAGTGATGGCTTAGACGGTTTATGTGCAGGGATGGGATTTATATCCTCTTTTACTGTATTTTTAATTGCGTTAAGTAATGGTAGAGGAGAAGCAGCAGCATTAATTATAGTATTAGCTGGTGCAATACTAGGATTTTTACCTTATAACTTTAATCCAGCTTCTATATTTTTAGGAGATACAGGTTCTCAACTTATAGGCTTTTTAATAGCTAGTATTTCAATGGTAGGAACATTAAAATATGCAACAGTATTTACTATAGCTGTACCAATATTAGCTATAGGAATACCAATTTTAGATACAGCTTTTGCAATGATAAGAAGAAAAATAAATGGAAGATCTATGTTTTCAGCTGACAAAGGGCATCTTCATCATAGACTTCTTAATCTTGGATTGTCACAAAGAAAAGCAGTATCAATAATGTATTTAATAAATGGAGGATTATCAATAATTGCAGTAATAGCTATGGAGTTAGAGACTAATGTAGCTTATATATTATTTGCAATAACAATATTAATAATTATTATAATTGGATGGAAATTATCCTTCTTTAGAATGAAGGAGTAG